The Synergistota bacterium sequence TGAATATGAGGTAAAAGAGCAGAAAATGAGGGAGGCATAACAGCAAAAGCATTAATAGCTGCAGCTTGTTTTGGATCATGACCTGTAAGAATCAACACGGGCATAAGAAGGAAGCCCGGCCCAACACCTAAGAAACCCGAAAGAACAGATATAGGCATGGCTAAAATCATCGCTATTGAAAACCTTTCTCTCACATATCCCTTTCTAACTGGCTTAAAGAGATTATAAGCTAAGTAAATCACCGCCCCCAAGTAAATCCACCAAACTAAACGAACCTCAACCTGATGTACTAGCCAAGATCCCAAAGGAGCAAAGGTCGTAGTAACGAGAGCTAAAAGAACGGCTTTGCGCCAACTCACCAAACGACTCTGTGCAAAACCAAAAACAGCGAAGAAGGCAGTCACACCATTAAGAAGTAAGGATAGAGGCTGGACTTGATGCACGAGATCAGAGAAAAAGAAGCTTAAAAAGGGAACAGCAACGAAAGCTACACCAAGACCTAACATACCAGATATCAAGGCTAAAAGAAATAATCCAGAAGCCATTAGAAATACCATGCTATCAGTAATAAGCAAGTTAAACACCTCCATCTGAATCTTCAATTTCTTTTTAAACTATCTCAGTAGCTCCTCAAAAAGCGGCACAAAAGCTTAAGATCATTCACGATAACCCTATATAAGTTATAAGCTAACCTTTCTCACAGAAAAAACCTATAACGAAACCAGACACTAAAGCATATACAAATATCAGTAAGTTGAAAAACAATATAAACTTAAAACCAAGGATCGCCACAGCGAGAGGCACAGCCTGAAGCCTTATAGCCCAAGCGCCTATAGTAGCAGCGATCACCCTTAAACTAGCACCCTTATCTATAAGATCCCTAAATAGGGGATAAAACACGTAAGCGGGTCCCACCATAAGCGCTCCGAAGGTAGCGCCTATAAGCATCCCCTTAAAACCGCTTTCTTTACCCACTATCTTTTTAACAAGATCCGAAGTCAAAAGCTCAGATATCAACCCTGCAAGAAAAGCCACTGAAAGGACCATAGGAAAAAGCTCTATATACGTTTTAACCGCGTAAATTAAACCTGATATCATCCTGTCAGGTTTTAATAAAACCAAGCTTAAAGTCAGAAGGGCAATAGAAAGCTCAACAGGATAGTCCTCGAAGAGCTTCTTCATAGCAAAACCTCCATTATCAAAGCTAAGATAATAGCAGAAATGAGAGCGAAAGAGTTCCTAAGCAAAGTAAACCTCCCACCAAAGTTCTTTAACTCAATGGGAATAGAAATTACACCTACCATAACCCAAGAGAAGAGAAAAGAGGAAATAAGACCAAAGCTAGCCCCATGATCTAGAAGGTATCTACATATGGGGTATCCGGAAATAACAGGACCCATCATTATGGCACCTACAAAGGTACCAATCAATATACCCTTGATTCCAGAAAAGCTCATTAAAAACTTCCCGACCGTTCCCTCAGCGAGAAAGCTTTGCAGTATACCTATAATGATGAAGATAGAAAGGATCCTAATTGAGTTTCTTAATAAGTTTTTAAGACCTCTTGAGGATGCTTTTTTGACTTTGCCTCTATCTCTTATAAGGGCCCAAACGTAAAAGAACAGAGTTAAAAATAAAATCACAATTTGAGCCTTAAGGTTCACTTTCGATAACCTCCTTTAAGAGCGCTAAAGGTCAAACTTTTATATCTATTTTCTCATAAAACTATAGGGGAAACCCTCCTAAAGGGCTCCCCCTATATCTAATCTTATGACCTTATTATTTCGCTATCTAGATTTTATTTTCTCTTAAGCCTTAAAATTTTTCAAAATATCTATAAGCCAGAAGGGCGTATAGGGCAGCTCCCTCCCATAGTACGCTTTCATCAACATTAAACTTCGGATGATGATGCGGATAGATTATCCCTCTTTCCTCATTTCTTATACCCAAGAATATAAAAGCGCCTGGAACCTTCTGGAGATAGAAGGCAAAATCTTCTGCCCCCATAGTCATCTCAGCCTCGGTAACCGGACCTATAGCCTTTGCTACATTCATAACGAAATCCGCAAACTCAGGCGTATTCACCGTAGGCGGATAGGAAACCCTAAAGAGTTCAAAACTGCCCTCGCAATCCCAGGCCTTTGAGTAATACTTAACTATATCCCCTATCTTCCCTATGACTTTATCCCTGAGCTCCATATCAAAAGTCCTAAGCGTTCCAGTTATCTCTACCTCATCAGGTATAACGTTATATCCGTTACTTCCCTTAATAACTGGAGTGCTTATCACCACAGGGTGAAGGGGATTAACATATCTTGTAACGACCTTTTGAAGAGCATTGTAAATATCAGATGCAGGATTAGTTGGATCTATTGCAAGATGAGGAGAGGCAGCATGCCCTCCCTTCCCCTTAATCTTTATTACATATCCATCAGAGGAAGCCATAAACGGACCCCTTCTTGTAGCTATCACTCCAGAGGGAAGATGTGCCCATACATGAATTCCGAAGATAGCATCTACATCATTTAAATGCCCCTCATCAACGACCTTTTTCGCTCCAGCTCCACCTTCCTCAGCTGGTTGAAAGATGAGCTTTACTTTACCACGAATATTATCTTTAACCTCAGCCAATATCTTAGCTGAGGCAAGCAGCATAGCAGTGTGCGCATCGTGCCCACAAGCATGCATCTTGCCAGGAACTTTAGACTTGTAAGGAACATCATTTTCTTCCTCTACAGGTAAAGCATCCATGTCTGCCCTGAGGGCAACGGTCTTTCCCTTCTCGCTACCCACAATAACCCCCACAACGCCCGTCTGAGCCGCTTTAAATACTTTAAATCCCAGACTCCCTAGCTCTTCTTCCACAAACTGAGAGGTTCTGAATTCCTCAAACCTAAGCTCTGGATGCTGATGAAGATCTCTCCTAACTTTAACTATATAGGGCTCTAAC is a genomic window containing:
- a CDS encoding sulfite exporter TauE/SafE family protein, which codes for MLITDSMVFLMASGLFLLALISGMLGLGVAFVAVPFLSFFFSDLVHQVQPLSLLLNGVTAFFAVFGFAQSRLVSWRKAVLLALVTTTFAPLGSWLVHQVEVRLVWWIYLGAVIYLAYNLFKPVRKGYVRERFSIAMILAMPISVLSGFLGVGPGFLLMPVLILTGHDPKQAAAINAFAVMPPSFSALLPHIHTAQLNLNTTLILVTVGALGSYLGSRITSLYVPQRHLKHIFGVVLVLVTLYRFLRV
- the cpsA gene encoding carboxypeptidase CpsA encodes the protein MNVEDRIKEIAKELEPYIVKVRRDLHQHPELRFEEFRTSQFVEEELGSLGFKVFKAAQTGVVGVIVGSEKGKTVALRADMDALPVEEENDVPYKSKVPGKMHACGHDAHTAMLLASAKILAEVKDNIRGKVKLIFQPAEEGGAGAKKVVDEGHLNDVDAIFGIHVWAHLPSGVIATRRGPFMASSDGYVIKIKGKGGHAASPHLAIDPTNPASDIYNALQKVVTRYVNPLHPVVISTPVIKGSNGYNVIPDEVEITGTLRTFDMELRDKVIGKIGDIVKYYSKAWDCEGSFELFRVSYPPTVNTPEFADFVMNVAKAIGPVTEAEMTMGAEDFAFYLQKVPGAFIFLGIRNEERGIIYPHHHPKFNVDESVLWEGAALYALLAYRYFEKF
- a CDS encoding permease; its protein translation is MKKLFEDYPVELSIALLTLSLVLLKPDRMISGLIYAVKTYIELFPMVLSVAFLAGLISELLTSDLVKKIVGKESGFKGMLIGATFGALMVGPAYVFYPLFRDLIDKGASLRVIAATIGAWAIRLQAVPLAVAILGFKFILFFNLLIFVYALVSGFVIGFFCEKG
- a CDS encoding permease, with the protein product MNLKAQIVILFLTLFFYVWALIRDRGKVKKASSRGLKNLLRNSIRILSIFIIIGILQSFLAEGTVGKFLMSFSGIKGILIGTFVGAIMMGPVISGYPICRYLLDHGASFGLISSFLFSWVMVGVISIPIELKNFGGRFTLLRNSFALISAIILALIMEVLL